The following proteins come from a genomic window of Kitasatospora sp. NBC_01246:
- a CDS encoding PLP-dependent cysteine synthase family protein translates to MGAQLSAERTEDVDRSDAAYRGWLKEAVRKVHADANRSADTHLLRFPLPLDWGIDLYLKDESTHPTGSLKHRLARSLFLYGLCNGWIRPGKPVIEASSGSTAVSEAYFAQLIGVPFVAVMAKSTSQSKIDLIEFHGGECHLVERSDEVYAASARLAEETGGHYMDQFTYAERATDWRGNNNIAESMFAQLRLEPHPEPAWIVATAGTGGTSATIARYVHYMQYDTRICVADPENSCFFEGWVGHDPDAVCESGSRIEGIGRPRMEPSFVPGAIDRMMRVPDAASIAAVRVLEQVLGKKAGASTGTGLWSALKIVAEMRAAGERGSVVTLICDPGDRYLDKYYSDDWLAGERIDIAPHRARLESFLAGGAWTG, encoded by the coding sequence ATGGGTGCGCAGCTGAGTGCCGAACGGACCGAGGATGTGGACCGCTCCGACGCGGCCTACCGCGGCTGGCTCAAGGAGGCGGTGCGCAAGGTCCACGCCGATGCCAACCGCTCGGCCGACACCCACCTGCTCCGGTTCCCGCTCCCCCTCGACTGGGGCATCGACCTCTACCTCAAGGACGAATCCACCCACCCCACCGGCTCGTTGAAGCACCGGCTGGCCCGCTCGCTGTTCCTGTACGGGCTCTGCAACGGCTGGATCCGGCCCGGCAAGCCGGTGATCGAGGCGTCCAGCGGCTCCACGGCCGTCTCCGAGGCCTACTTCGCCCAGCTCATCGGCGTGCCGTTCGTCGCGGTGATGGCCAAGTCCACCAGCCAGTCCAAGATCGACCTGATCGAGTTCCACGGCGGCGAGTGCCACCTGGTCGAGCGCTCCGACGAGGTGTACGCGGCCTCCGCCCGGCTCGCCGAGGAGACCGGCGGCCACTACATGGACCAGTTCACCTACGCGGAGCGGGCCACCGACTGGCGGGGCAACAACAACATCGCCGAGTCGATGTTCGCCCAGCTGCGCCTGGAGCCGCACCCGGAGCCGGCCTGGATCGTCGCGACCGCCGGGACGGGCGGGACCTCGGCGACCATCGCCCGGTACGTGCACTACATGCAGTACGACACCCGGATCTGCGTCGCCGATCCGGAGAACTCCTGTTTCTTCGAGGGCTGGGTCGGCCACGATCCGGACGCGGTCTGCGAGAGCGGCTCGCGGATCGAGGGGATCGGCCGGCCGCGGATGGAGCCGAGCTTCGTGCCCGGCGCGATCGACCGGATGATGAGGGTCCCGGACGCCGCCTCGATCGCGGCCGTGCGGGTGCTGGAGCAGGTGCTCGGCAAGAAGGCCGGCGCCTCCACCGGAACGGGGCTGTGGAGCGCGCTGAAGATCGTCGCCGAGATGCGGGCGGCCGGGGAGCGGGGGAGTGTGGTCACCCTGATCTGCGACCCGGGCGACCGCTACCTCGACAAGTACTACTCGGACGACTGGCTGGCCGGGGAGCGGATCGACATCGCGCCCCATCGGGCCCGGCTGGAGTCCTTCCTGGCCGGCGGGGCCTGGACCGGCTGA
- the mscL gene encoding large conductance mechanosensitive channel protein MscL: MLKGFRSFLLRGNVVDLAVGIVIGAAFTAVVTGFVTAFLTPLIGVASGAVGDFTQKTFAVAGTNFPYGVFVNALISFVLVAAVIYFIVVVPVGRLQARLDGAKPAPVAKADCPECLSPIPAAAVRCSFCTSEVAGRPGFPAQSVAEPLQVR, from the coding sequence GTGCTCAAGGGATTCCGCAGCTTCCTGCTGCGCGGAAACGTCGTGGACCTCGCGGTCGGCATCGTCATCGGTGCGGCGTTCACCGCTGTCGTCACCGGGTTCGTCACGGCGTTCCTCACCCCGCTCATCGGGGTCGCGAGCGGCGCCGTCGGCGACTTCACGCAGAAGACCTTCGCGGTGGCCGGGACGAACTTCCCGTACGGCGTCTTCGTGAACGCGCTGATCAGCTTCGTGCTGGTGGCCGCGGTGATCTACTTCATCGTGGTGGTCCCGGTCGGCCGGCTGCAGGCCCGGCTGGACGGCGCCAAGCCCGCCCCGGTGGCCAAGGCGGACTGCCCGGAGTGCCTGAGCCCGATCCCGGCGGCGGCGGTGCGCTGCTCGTTCTGCACCTCCGAGGTGGCCGGTCGGCCGGGCTTCCCGGCGCAGTCCGTGGCGGAGCCGCTCCAGGTGCGCTGA
- a CDS encoding DegT/DnrJ/EryC1/StrS family aminotransferase, with amino-acid sequence MTTDTLALPAALGGTPAFPEGLPLTRVQVPDRATLLERLGAVLDSGQLTNGRTVAELEEAAAELLDVPHVVAVSNCTAGLMLVLQAAGVADGRPVVMPGFTFSATAHAAHWAGGTPVFAEARERDITLDPEDAAARLAAADRPAALMATHVYGTPCQVERLQEVADAAGVPLVYDSAHGFGSSRRGVPIGNFGYAEVFSMSPTKVAVAGEGGLVATRDAALAGRLRTARDYGNPGDYDTLFPGLNARMSELHAAVGLNWLAGLPERVVHRGTLVAEFAAVTAGLPGLRLALPEDGDVSTFKDLTLVLDAAAFGLSTRQLADALRAEGIDSRRYFHPPVQRQRAYAHLGQAESLPLTDRLADSVLTVPLWTQMDAPTVRRIAGAVVRIQPYAERLRAA; translated from the coding sequence ATGACCACCGACACCCTTGCCCTGCCCGCCGCCCTCGGCGGCACGCCCGCCTTCCCGGAGGGGCTCCCGCTCACCCGCGTCCAGGTCCCGGACCGCGCCACCCTGCTGGAGCGGCTCGGCGCCGTCCTGGACAGCGGGCAACTGACCAACGGCCGTACCGTCGCCGAGCTGGAGGAGGCCGCCGCCGAACTGCTGGACGTGCCGCACGTGGTGGCCGTCTCCAACTGCACCGCCGGCCTGATGCTGGTGCTCCAGGCGGCCGGTGTGGCCGACGGCCGCCCGGTGGTGATGCCCGGCTTCACCTTCTCCGCCACCGCCCACGCCGCGCACTGGGCCGGCGGCACCCCGGTGTTCGCCGAGGCCCGTGAGCGCGACATCACCCTGGACCCCGAGGACGCCGCCGCCCGGCTCGCCGCCGCCGACCGCCCGGCCGCGCTGATGGCCACCCACGTGTACGGCACGCCCTGCCAGGTGGAGCGCCTCCAGGAGGTCGCCGACGCGGCCGGCGTGCCGCTGGTGTACGACTCCGCGCACGGCTTCGGCAGCAGCCGCCGCGGTGTGCCGATCGGCAACTTCGGCTACGCCGAGGTGTTCTCGATGAGCCCCACCAAGGTCGCGGTGGCCGGTGAGGGCGGCCTGGTCGCCACCCGGGACGCCGCGCTCGCCGGACGGCTGCGCACCGCCCGCGACTACGGCAACCCGGGCGACTACGACACGCTGTTCCCCGGCCTGAATGCCCGAATGAGCGAGCTGCACGCCGCCGTCGGTCTCAACTGGCTGGCCGGGCTGCCCGAACGGGTGGTCCACCGGGGCACACTCGTCGCCGAGTTCGCCGCCGTGACCGCCGGACTGCCGGGGCTGCGGCTGGCCCTGCCGGAGGACGGCGACGTGTCCACCTTCAAGGACCTCACGCTCGTCCTGGACGCCGCGGCGTTCGGGCTCAGCACGCGCCAACTCGCCGACGCGCTCAGGGCGGAGGGCATCGACTCGCGCCGCTACTTCCACCCGCCGGTGCAGCGCCAGCGGGCCTACGCCCACCTCGGCCAGGCCGAGTCGCTCCCGCTGACCGACCGGCTGGCGGACTCGGTGCTGACGGTGCCGCTCTGGACCCAGATGGACGCGCCCACGGTACGCCGGATCGCCGGAGCGGTAGTCCGGATCCAGCCGTACGCGGAGCGTCTGCGCGCCGCCTGA
- a CDS encoding MFS transporter, with product MPLRNKIHVHDRVDRPSLQSRSTPAASGTPWGAARLALTAFFAVDGFLFAAWVVRIPDIRSQVSASHSALGLALLCVSAGAVATMPLVGRLCLRYGSRPVTVGSLALLSLAVPLPAHAHSVAALGGVLLLFGAGYGGANVAMNSAAVDLVAQLRRPVMPSFHAGYSLGGLLGAGVGGLLAGTLTTTWALALSGLLGLAVTAGAGVVLLRGPAAPLVAPGRAADSSASPTSPTAAAAPKEPARVPHARLLVLLLGLTALCCAYGEGAIADWTTLHLTDDVHASAGTAAAGYAAYAFAMTSGRVGGTWLSIRLGQNRVIVLGGLTAAAGMLLAALAPSVPLALSGFVLVGLGLANIFPLAIAQAGATGGPQGVALASTLGYGGMLIGPPVIGFLADAVGLPLALTSVALAAVLAALLPLTARRTH from the coding sequence GTGCCGCTCCGAAACAAAATCCACGTCCATGACCGGGTCGACCGGCCGTCCCTCCAGTCTCGCAGCACTCCGGCCGCTTCCGGCACCCCCTGGGGCGCGGCACGGCTCGCACTCACCGCTTTCTTCGCCGTCGACGGCTTCCTCTTCGCCGCCTGGGTGGTCCGCATCCCGGACATCCGCAGCCAGGTCAGCGCCTCCCACAGCGCGCTCGGGCTCGCCCTGCTCTGCGTCTCGGCCGGCGCCGTCGCCACCATGCCCCTGGTCGGCCGGCTCTGCCTCCGGTACGGCTCGCGACCGGTCACCGTCGGTTCGCTGGCGCTGCTCAGCCTCGCCGTCCCGCTGCCCGCCCACGCCCACTCGGTCGCGGCGCTCGGCGGCGTCCTGCTGCTCTTCGGGGCGGGGTACGGCGGCGCCAACGTCGCGATGAACAGCGCCGCCGTCGACCTGGTGGCCCAGCTGCGCCGCCCGGTGATGCCGAGCTTCCACGCCGGGTACAGCCTCGGCGGCCTGCTCGGCGCGGGCGTCGGCGGCCTGCTCGCCGGCACCCTCACCACCACGTGGGCGCTCGCCCTGAGCGGCCTGCTGGGCCTGGCCGTCACGGCGGGCGCCGGCGTCGTCCTGCTCCGCGGCCCGGCCGCGCCGCTCGTCGCCCCCGGCCGGGCGGCCGACTCCTCCGCCTCGCCCACCTCCCCCACCGCTGCGGCCGCCCCCAAGGAGCCGGCCCGGGTGCCGCACGCCCGGTTGCTCGTCCTGCTGCTCGGCCTCACCGCGCTCTGCTGCGCCTACGGCGAGGGCGCCATCGCGGACTGGACCACCCTGCACCTCACCGACGACGTCCACGCCAGTGCCGGCACGGCCGCCGCCGGGTACGCCGCGTACGCCTTCGCGATGACCAGCGGCCGGGTCGGCGGCACCTGGCTCTCCATCAGGCTGGGCCAGAACCGGGTGATCGTCCTCGGCGGCCTGACCGCCGCGGCCGGCATGCTGCTGGCCGCACTCGCGCCCTCGGTACCCCTCGCGCTGTCCGGGTTCGTGCTGGTCGGCCTCGGCCTGGCCAACATCTTCCCGCTCGCCATCGCCCAGGCCGGCGCCACCGGCGGCCCGCAGGGCGTCGCGCTCGCCTCCACCCTGGGCTACGGCGGCATGCTGATCGGCCCGCCGGTGATCGGCTTCCTCGCCGACGCCGTCGGACTCCCGCTCGCCCTCACCTCGGTCGCGCTCGCCGCCGTCCTCGCCGCCCTGCTCCCCCTCACCGCCCGCCGCACCCACTGA
- a CDS encoding MOSC domain-containing protein: MLLTGLHIHPVKSMYRLSPEHAQVEPWGLAGDRRWMLVDATGRFVSQRDDTAVGLIRAEPAADGTLVLTAPGGSRIEVPAPGAAAGDPLAEVEVWGTRFHAAEAAKEAQLWIAEQLNGDYRLVHLDDPRARPVDPKFGGPGDTVSMADGFPLLLTTTASLDRLNALIAQEHPEGHDVLPMARFRPNVVVSGSEPWAEDAWRRIRIGELTFKVVKPCGRCVVTTTDQESGERRGPEPLRTLARHHRLLKKASFGQNLIPERPAGVGGDVLGTLRLGDEVELLEGGAHWPADERV; the protein is encoded by the coding sequence ATGCTGCTCACCGGACTCCACATCCACCCCGTCAAGTCGATGTACCGCCTGAGCCCCGAACATGCCCAGGTCGAGCCGTGGGGGCTGGCCGGCGACCGGCGCTGGATGCTGGTGGACGCCACCGGGCGCTTCGTCAGCCAGCGCGACGACACCGCCGTCGGTCTGATCCGCGCCGAACCGGCCGCCGACGGCACGCTGGTGCTGACCGCTCCCGGCGGCTCCCGGATCGAGGTTCCGGCGCCCGGCGCCGCCGCCGGCGACCCGCTCGCCGAGGTCGAGGTCTGGGGCACCCGGTTCCACGCCGCCGAGGCCGCCAAGGAAGCCCAGCTCTGGATCGCCGAGCAGCTGAACGGCGACTACCGGCTGGTGCACCTGGACGACCCCCGGGCCCGCCCGGTCGACCCGAAGTTCGGCGGGCCCGGCGACACCGTCTCGATGGCCGACGGCTTCCCGCTGCTGCTCACCACCACCGCTTCGCTGGACCGGCTCAACGCGCTGATCGCACAGGAGCACCCGGAGGGCCACGATGTGCTCCCGATGGCCCGGTTCCGCCCCAACGTGGTCGTCTCCGGCAGCGAGCCGTGGGCCGAGGACGCCTGGCGCCGGATCCGGATCGGCGAGTTGACCTTCAAGGTGGTCAAGCCGTGCGGGCGCTGCGTGGTCACCACCACCGACCAGGAGAGCGGCGAGCGGCGCGGTCCCGAGCCGCTGCGCACCCTGGCCCGGCACCACCGGCTGCTGAAGAAGGCCTCGTTCGGGCAGAACCTGATCCCCGAGCGCCCGGCCGGCGTCGGGGGCGACGTGCTCGGCACGCTCCGGCTCGGCGACGAGGTCGAGCTGCTGGAGGGCGGCGCGCACTGGCCGGCGGACGAACGGGTGTGA
- a CDS encoding HutD/Ves family protein, with product MTTTGRIQVLRADERPATAWLNGGGVTREVAGFPAGAGLDAFDWRVSLADVASAGPFSAFPGVDRVITLVEGPGMALTVDGAEHLVDTPFRPFAFSGEADTGCRLLGGPVVDFNVMTRRGRTSADLALTTGPRTVDVPAGGTVLLVCLAGRATVGDTVLDRYDAALPAGPGPYELRPDGVTAAVTFRTPPA from the coding sequence ATGACGACGACCGGGCGGATCCAGGTACTGCGGGCGGACGAGCGCCCGGCGACGGCGTGGCTGAACGGGGGCGGGGTGACCAGGGAGGTCGCCGGGTTCCCCGCCGGGGCCGGGCTGGACGCCTTCGACTGGCGGGTCAGCCTCGCCGACGTCGCCTCCGCCGGGCCGTTCTCCGCGTTCCCCGGCGTCGACCGGGTGATCACCCTGGTCGAGGGCCCCGGTATGGCCCTGACCGTCGACGGTGCCGAGCACCTCGTCGACACCCCGTTCCGCCCGTTCGCGTTCTCCGGCGAGGCCGACACCGGCTGCCGACTGCTCGGCGGCCCGGTGGTGGACTTCAACGTGATGACCCGTCGCGGGCGCACCAGCGCCGACCTCGCGCTGACCACCGGGCCGCGCACCGTGGACGTCCCGGCCGGTGGCACCGTCCTGCTGGTCTGCCTGGCCGGCCGCGCCACCGTCGGCGACACCGTGCTCGACCGCTACGACGCCGCCCTGCCGGCCGGGCCCGGCCCGTACGAGCTCCGGCCCGACGGCGTGACCGCCGCCGTCACCTTCCGCACGCCGCCCGCCTGA
- a CDS encoding right-handed parallel beta-helix repeat-containing protein — MAEHRVRVTQDSASRWRRRAGEYDTLTEALAAAEPGDTVTVRPGTYRENLVLDKPVTIVPAQGPGTVRIDPPSGVPLTVTAAATVRDLVIEGSDSSLPAVLITGPEATPALGGCRVETRSATGVEVTGGARPTLRGCVVANPAGLGLRLRGEGTAAAFEDCEVAAAGQAGLAVLGGATAALERCRVHHATGAGVLLTDPGSAAELTGCEIYEIRGSGVQAEAHAGGRLVDCDIHRVTGNGITLDSEAELVLTGCRVHDLPENGADLRGRARLTLAGTTVRDFGRGALSVWDQGTEAIAESCEIHSSTGEYPALWVSDGARLTLTDCSLHDLPDALFVLDRDSAATAEGCSFSRIRSSAVSVSGGAGVTLSGCRVQEAGTGLWFRDHGSGGLLTDCEISDVATGVIVTKGADPVLRDCTVRASSDAGVYVSAQGRGTFEDCRVSHGKGFGFHIIDGCRTVLTRCRAEQNERAGFEFSEPGPVVEACTSDDVAPAAPAAELPAPRAARTAQAAQLTATAPALPAPSAIGPIPDCRPADEALAELDALVGLATVKQEVRTLIDLIAVGRRRRQAGLKAPSLRRHLVFTGAPGTGKTTVARLYGEILASLGVLQRGHLVEVARVDLVGEHIGSTAIRTAAAFDRARGGVLFIDEAYALAPEDGARDFGREAIDTLVKLMEDHRDEVVVIVAGYTAEMERFLSANPGVSSRFSRTITFPDYSAEELLEIARAQCAEHEYALAEATEGALLLHFGTLERGPNFGNGRTARQVFETMVERHAMRVAHLADPSTEELQLLVPADLPAARLP; from the coding sequence ATGGCTGAGCACAGGGTCCGAGTCACCCAGGACAGCGCCTCCCGCTGGCGTCGCCGCGCCGGCGAGTACGACACCCTCACGGAGGCCCTCGCGGCCGCCGAGCCGGGCGACACCGTGACCGTCCGACCCGGCACCTACCGGGAGAACCTCGTCCTGGACAAGCCGGTCACGATCGTCCCGGCGCAGGGCCCCGGCACGGTCCGGATCGACCCCCCGAGCGGTGTCCCGCTGACCGTGACGGCCGCCGCGACCGTCCGCGACCTGGTGATCGAGGGCAGCGACAGCTCCCTCCCGGCCGTGCTGATCACCGGCCCGGAGGCGACGCCCGCGCTCGGCGGCTGCCGGGTGGAGACCCGCTCGGCCACCGGCGTCGAGGTCACCGGCGGAGCCCGGCCCACCCTGCGCGGCTGCGTGGTCGCCAACCCCGCCGGGCTGGGCCTGCGGCTGCGCGGCGAGGGCACCGCGGCGGCCTTCGAGGACTGCGAGGTCGCCGCCGCCGGACAGGCCGGACTGGCCGTGCTCGGCGGGGCCACGGCCGCGTTGGAACGCTGCCGGGTCCACCACGCGACCGGCGCCGGGGTGCTCCTGACCGACCCGGGCAGCGCCGCCGAGCTGACCGGTTGCGAGATCTACGAGATCCGCGGCAGCGGCGTCCAGGCGGAGGCCCACGCCGGCGGCCGGCTGGTCGACTGCGACATCCACCGGGTCACCGGCAACGGGATCACCCTGGACAGCGAGGCCGAACTCGTCCTGACCGGCTGCCGGGTGCACGACCTGCCGGAGAACGGCGCCGACCTGCGCGGCCGGGCCCGGCTCACGCTGGCCGGCACCACCGTGCGGGACTTCGGGCGCGGTGCGCTCTCGGTCTGGGACCAGGGCACCGAGGCCATCGCCGAATCCTGCGAGATCCACAGCTCGACCGGCGAGTACCCGGCCCTCTGGGTCAGCGACGGCGCCCGGCTGACCCTCACCGACTGCTCGCTGCACGACCTGCCGGACGCGCTCTTCGTGCTCGACCGCGACTCCGCCGCCACCGCCGAGGGCTGCTCGTTCAGCCGGATCCGCAGCTCGGCCGTCTCGGTCAGCGGCGGCGCCGGGGTGACGCTGAGCGGCTGCCGGGTCCAGGAGGCCGGCACCGGGCTCTGGTTCCGCGACCACGGCAGCGGCGGGCTGCTCACCGACTGCGAGATCTCCGACGTCGCGACCGGCGTGATCGTCACCAAGGGCGCCGACCCGGTCCTGCGCGACTGCACCGTCCGGGCCAGCTCGGACGCCGGCGTCTACGTCTCCGCCCAGGGCCGGGGAACCTTCGAGGACTGCCGGGTCTCGCACGGCAAGGGCTTCGGCTTCCACATCATCGACGGCTGCCGCACGGTGCTGACCCGCTGCCGGGCCGAGCAGAACGAACGGGCCGGCTTCGAGTTCTCCGAACCCGGCCCGGTGGTGGAGGCCTGCACGTCGGACGACGTCGCCCCGGCCGCTCCGGCCGCCGAGCTGCCGGCCCCCCGCGCCGCACGGACCGCACAGGCCGCCCAACTGACGGCCACCGCACCGGCGTTGCCGGCGCCTTCGGCGATCGGGCCGATCCCGGACTGCCGCCCGGCCGACGAGGCGCTGGCCGAACTCGACGCGCTGGTCGGCCTGGCCACCGTCAAGCAGGAGGTCCGGACCCTGATCGACCTGATCGCGGTCGGGCGCCGGCGCCGCCAGGCCGGGCTGAAGGCCCCCTCGCTCCGCCGCCACCTCGTCTTCACGGGGGCCCCCGGCACCGGCAAGACCACCGTGGCCCGGCTCTACGGCGAGATCCTGGCCTCGCTCGGGGTGCTCCAGCGCGGGCACCTGGTCGAGGTGGCCCGGGTGGACCTGGTCGGCGAGCACATCGGCTCCACCGCGATCCGCACCGCGGCCGCCTTCGACCGGGCGCGCGGCGGCGTGCTCTTCATCGACGAGGCGTACGCGCTGGCACCCGAGGACGGGGCCCGGGACTTCGGCCGGGAGGCGATCGACACCCTGGTCAAACTGATGGAGGACCACCGGGACGAAGTGGTCGTCATCGTGGCCGGTTACACCGCCGAGATGGAACGCTTCCTCTCCGCCAACCCCGGTGTCTCGTCCAGGTTCTCCCGCACCATCACCTTCCCCGACTACTCCGCGGAGGAGTTGCTGGAGATCGCCCGCGCGCAGTGCGCCGAGCACGAGTACGCGCTGGCCGAGGCGACCGAGGGCGCACTGCTCCTGCACTTCGGGACGCTGGAGCGCGGCCCCAACTTCGGCAACGGGCGCACCGCGCGGCAGGTCTTCGAGACGATGGTGGAGCGGCACGCCATGCGGGTCGCCCACCTCGCGGATCCGTCGACCGAGGAGCTGCAACTGCTCGTCCCCGCCGACCTGCCGGCGGCCCGCCTGCCCTGA
- a CDS encoding TetR/AcrR family transcriptional regulator, which produces MSIQERRGRERAERHQLIIRTARELAESEGWEAVTTRRLAERIEYSQPVLYSHFAGKDAIVAAVALEGFAELAAELRAVTRGADGPAGAFRAVAGRYLAFAAANPALYDAMFVLATDLPFGRPDSPAPLKEAFAALAGPVAEVAGAEDPEPFTEVVWAALHGLATLARSGRLRPDHAEPRLALLVDRMLGDEAAAERG; this is translated from the coding sequence ATGTCAATCCAGGAGCGCCGCGGGCGCGAACGCGCCGAGCGGCACCAGCTGATCATTCGAACCGCCCGTGAGCTGGCGGAGTCCGAGGGCTGGGAGGCGGTGACGACCCGCCGGCTGGCCGAACGGATCGAGTACAGCCAGCCCGTGCTCTACAGCCACTTCGCCGGCAAGGACGCGATCGTGGCCGCCGTCGCGCTGGAGGGCTTCGCGGAACTCGCCGCCGAGCTGCGGGCGGTCACCCGCGGGGCGGACGGGCCGGCCGGGGCCTTCCGCGCCGTCGCGGGCCGCTACCTGGCATTCGCGGCGGCCAACCCGGCACTCTACGACGCGATGTTCGTGCTCGCGACGGACCTGCCCTTCGGCCGTCCGGACTCACCCGCCCCGCTGAAGGAGGCGTTCGCCGCCCTCGCCGGACCGGTCGCCGAGGTGGCCGGGGCCGAGGACCCGGAGCCCTTCACCGAGGTGGTCTGGGCGGCCCTGCACGGCCTGGCCACCCTCGCCCGGAGCGGCCGGCTCCGGCCGGACCACGCGGAGCCCCGCCTGGCGCTGCTGGTCGACCGGATGCTGGGCGACGAGGCGGCCGCGGAACGCGGCTGA
- a CDS encoding ROK family protein, which translates to MLGPALSLIHTGQTPTRSALTRALDVTRATAGAVTAELEALGLITVDSRPAGGGRGRPSHRLAIDPAGPVVIAGQIHADGLSVTLAGLGGLLDPPVHRPLPAATDPVRMLRAVAEAGAELARHSSRRCLGAALALPNPVTEPDGTALAALHFAWPSGTPVADLYDVEVGRADNGPLALDPLPTAIANDANLGALAEYRHGAGRGARHLLLVTSGHRGVGGALVIDGRLHTGSAGLALEVGHLTVDPQGRPCQCGNRGCLNAETDPDALFAAAGLTPDPDRPLLDQAGELCRAAATDERARAAVEHVIDRLGLGLAGVANILNPDRVVLSGLHLDLLEAAPERLRAVVAERSLWGRSGRVPIVGAELAHGALAGAAELAWRPYLADPQSVQAGA; encoded by the coding sequence CTGCTCGGCCCGGCGCTCTCGCTCATCCACACCGGCCAGACCCCCACCCGCTCGGCGCTCACCCGTGCGCTGGACGTCACCCGGGCCACCGCCGGAGCGGTCACCGCGGAGCTGGAGGCGCTCGGCCTGATCACCGTCGACTCCCGGCCGGCCGGCGGCGGCCGCGGCCGCCCGTCGCACCGGCTGGCCATCGACCCGGCCGGTCCGGTGGTGATCGCCGGCCAGATCCACGCCGACGGGCTGAGCGTCACCCTCGCCGGACTCGGCGGACTGCTCGATCCGCCCGTGCACCGGCCGCTGCCCGCCGCCACCGACCCGGTCCGGATGCTCCGCGCCGTGGCCGAGGCCGGCGCCGAACTGGCCCGCCACAGCAGCCGCCGCTGCCTCGGTGCCGCGCTCGCGCTGCCCAACCCGGTCACCGAGCCGGACGGCACCGCGCTCGCCGCCCTGCACTTCGCCTGGCCCAGCGGCACGCCCGTCGCCGACCTGTACGACGTCGAGGTCGGCCGCGCCGACAACGGCCCGCTCGCGCTGGACCCGCTGCCCACCGCGATCGCCAACGACGCCAACCTCGGCGCCCTCGCCGAGTACCGGCACGGCGCCGGCCGGGGCGCCCGCCATCTGCTGCTGGTCACCTCCGGCCACCGGGGCGTCGGTGGCGCGCTGGTGATCGACGGCCGCCTGCACACCGGGAGCGCCGGGCTGGCGCTGGAGGTCGGCCACCTCACCGTCGACCCGCAGGGCCGCCCCTGCCAGTGCGGCAACCGCGGCTGCCTCAACGCCGAGACCGACCCGGACGCGCTGTTCGCCGCCGCCGGGCTCACCCCCGACCCGGACCGCCCGCTGCTCGACCAGGCCGGCGAGCTCTGCCGGGCCGCCGCGACGGACGAGCGGGCCCGGGCGGCCGTCGAGCACGTCATCGACCGGCTCGGCCTCGGACTGGCCGGCGTCGCCAACATCCTCAACCCGGACCGGGTGGTGCTCAGCGGTCTGCACCTCGATCTGCTGGAGGCCGCGCCGGAGCGGCTGCGGGCGGTGGTCGCCGAGCGCAGCCTCTGGGGGCGCAGCGGCCGGGTGCCGATCGTGGGCGCCGAGCTGGCGCACGGCGCACTGGCGGGCGCGGCCGAGCTGGCGTGGCGGCCCTACCTCGCCGACCCGCAGTCGGTGCAGGCGGGGGCGTAG